ccaatcCTCTTCCCTATTCCCCTGCTATATATTTTCCACACCTGAAATAGCAATAGGCTGTGTTTCAAAGGCCTGCAACTACCGCTGGTTTCAGTGCCAGAAGTTAGTGACTCGACCTGCAGTTAAGCTCGAGATTTGTTGCTGCTGGTTCAGTTCCATGGATATGGGCGATCCTTATTCTTGAATCTTAGAGTCGATTGAGTCTGAATGCAAGAGCTGCCCTCGAGTTctgctggtttctggttctcgcgacaaggaggagaagaagatggaagagtcCTGGGCTGTTTAGGGCTTTAAACCCCTGGTTTGACCATATTGCCCTTCATTTACTCGTTATTCTTCTCTTGTCCtgattttattaataatttcaGAATACCCCTCCCCTTCTATTTTCTATTCTAGTTTGACCCTATTAATTATTTTCTACTCTTTTAAGTGcttgagtgttcttgaattTACAAGATTGCCCCCAACCCTTAAATTGAAATATTGTGCCATTTATTAactaagtgggccctaagcgatccgatttcagtccttggaatccggatccgcatcaaagGATCTTCTAGATGGCTGTACTGGCTGGCTCGATGGGGCAACTTGAGGGGCCTTCTAGAAGCTCAAACTGAAAATTAAATATGCTCTAATAAGGGTCCAAAAAGGGAGGACCAGCTGGCTCGATCTCAGCCCAATGGCTGGCCCAAGCTGGCTGATCtgggccttcttcttcctcttgcgATAGTGTAGCCCAGTAAGGGAATCTACTTCAGATACCCCTTGTTTTCTTTGTTAACTTTATTGATTTCTTCTAGTTAACACAACTTTATTTCTTATTATATCCTGATACATAAGGTAATTACTTCTGCTAAAACTAACGATAAAATCTGAACCATTAATGTAAGATCAGATATTATTATCTTTGTCTTCTCTCAGATTTCTCTGCATCATTTTACCAATTTTTGCATTATTAGGCCAATTACACGCAGGCATATTGATCACTGCCTGTATTAACATGATACCTAGCGTTTTCAATAGTAGACATGAGCATAGGTTTGATTAGCTCGGTGTGTGTTTGGGCTAGCAATTCCTGGGTTAGGTGTCGACTTGGCTCACTAAAATTTTGGCTGGCGTTAGGTTTAGCTGATGATGTATTCTTGTCAGTTCTTGGTTCATAATCAAAACAATCATAGATAAAGAACTGGCAGTATTAATGGCTGTTATCCTTCAATTAATATCTATTGAGGGTGGTCCTTGGTCCAAtgataaggttgctccattgtgaccaactggtcatgggtttgagtcaggaaacagcctctccgtgaagcaggggtaaggccgtgtacattatgaccctccccaggccccgtagtggcgggagcctcgtgcagtGGGGATGCCCATTCTTATCCTTAAATTAATATCTAGTAAAATATGCAATCTAATATTTAAATGAGTGGAGCATAAAATGAACCAAGCCCACCTTCCCCCTTCACTTCTCAGTTTTGGGGATGCCTCTTCCCTCTTACTCccatatttcttttctcatctctcatcttcccATCTCTCCCCACCACTCCTGTCTGaaatttttcaattttgttttgtatagatccatgtagccgaccccattaagttgggataaggctaactTTGTTGTTGTAATCAGGCTCAGAAGTCTCCATGGTGCTCCTGGCTCCATGATAACCCCCAGGAATAAAACCATGCCAGCTTTGTCATTCTAACATTTCTAGGAAATGCATGCTGTGGTGACAGCTGACAGAAGACCAATTAGATTCCATTGACTTTCCTAATTTCCTGCTAGGGTTTCCTCTTAAATATGAACTCTCTTGACCAGAAGAATAGTTTATGGCTTCCAAATTTGAAGTTTGGGAATTGGAGTGACGAATGTACTCACCTTACCAGAAGACTATTCTGTTATTTAACACTTCCGTATTATAAGCACCCATATGAATTGAATGTCTGATGTTTTTCTGCTAATACATCAATACAGCTGTATCAATACGTGAATGCATTAGGTCTACTGTTCTCTGTGTTCAGCTACTCTGTTTGTCTGGTTTATACAGTGGGCTCCATTTTGATTTACTTTCTTTTGGATATAGAAGAGTAGTGAATATTTGGAAATTACTAAAGTTGGGAAGGTGAGACCATGATGATGGTGATCATGGCAACTATGGTGAACACTGAAATCTGTGCCGTTCAGAAATGTTGAAGCCTTAAAAAATGTATATAGTGTTGTTTTCCTGTGTTGAGCTGCTGGAGTGAAACTGGTATATTAGACTTCTGAGCTGGGACTCTGACATTGTTTGCATATTTCCTGTGTTCTACTAGATATGATACCTGAGAAAGATGCCTGTGATACATATCTAAAATCCAAATATCCAATGTTATCATAGGATATGAATCATATTTTTGGACTCCATCAATTCTAAGTGATAGATGTCACAGCATGTTCTTAAATTTTATCAGTGAATTCTTTTGggtattttcatatatatatatatatatatttaggatCTGTGGTTTAGCAGCCAGGCAGTGCTCTGAGAACTAAATCTTGAACATGTGCTCATTTATAGTATATGGCCACCTGTGAAGAGTTCCTGCCAAGGAGATTGCTTAGGAAGAAACCATTGTTATCATAATATTTATAAATCTGATATGTATATTGTTTTGAAGCTTTCATAAAAACTTTTGCATATCAAAATTAACACAGGAAATATGCATAGTTGTTGTCATTGGATAATGCTAATTTCTTCATAAGTAATCTTGTAGCTTTTAGGTAGTTCCCATTCAATGATGAGGCCTGATCCTATGTTCATCTAAGATGCTTCCTGTATATGTGCCTGCAGATGTGcctattattttcttgtaacCCTATAACCTAATATTTTCCTTAAATATTCTATGTTGATTAACTTTCTTGAGCAATTTATGGGCTTGCTTCATCTGCTCCCATAGACAATTGGAAAACAACGGAATTATTCATTTTTACATCaactttttatctatttttgtgTGCAGCAATGCCAGTTGTTCAAAGATGTGTAAAGGGGCCTATGTGGTTACATTTCCTCATTGGTGTGAGTATACTGCTGCTAACACTGCTTTGCTTGGATTCTGAAAGATATTTAGACATTTTCCGTTTCACATACAAGAGTGCCTTCTTGGCCTTCGGTCCATTGATGTGTAATCGATATTGATAAATGACCATATATGGTTGAGATGCAGAAGTACAAGCCAACAACTACTAACAACATCATCCACCtgaaagagtttttttttttttttgatagataggaaatgaagtaggtaacagccaagAGACTCGAAttcgagacctcctggtgagcatgagatttttgcacaccacagctcaccaactacgctaggcaactgttgtttttaattttttttttcttggaacaGTTTCTTATTGGGGTAAGAGGAATTGAAACGGCAAATCCTCACCCCACAAGTCAGCCAAAAATGATACCTTGGCATATCCCTTGGATTTCACATATGAGCACGAGCGTCAAATTTTTGAACTTTATTTCGTGATCAATCTTTCTCCACATTGGGGGGCACATAGCAATGTGTGGTAACCTATGTTTCTTTTCTGTTATGACATGAAGCTGAAAGACCTTTCTTGGCTGAAGACTATCATTAGCCAGAACAGATGGGGACAACAGCAGACATTCACATGACCAGAGTAAATACTCTCTTAATGTAAAAGAAATATTACATTAGTTCAAAATGCCCAAAACAGAAGACTAGATATTTCATTCCTAAACATTTGCCTTCCCTTTTTTCCTACTACTATTTTCTGGTCATGAACGAATTGCAATTTTATTAATATGTGCTTACCAGAAGGACTGAAACAAACCTTCCTCTAGAATATAATGATCCACAGCTGAAAAAACCTGTCCCAAGTCACAACCCAACAATGAAGACCAACAAATGTAGTGTGCATTTTTGCAATGAtgataaaacagaaaataagatgacaaaaaggaaaataaaatggatGAATATGATAACTACTACTTCATGTAATTGTTTAACTGgtcagaaatcagaataaaaattttgaaaaccatGAACTATGAGAACCCCATAGCATCTTCATGTAGTTCCAccagagtttttttttccaaagtcTTTGTAAATTTGTGCAGAAAcctaattaaaatataaaaaaaatgtggtgAGGAAGTGTGGAACTATATTTGCTGTAAAAACAAATCAAGTTTTGTTGACGACTGACCAAACTAAatatgtttttggtttttattacTTGAATTTCTGCTGAAGCTAATCAACATTCATTTCAGAGTGCAAATTTGGACCttattttattccttttgtTTGTTAAGTATAACATCATTTTCTCCAACTATTTTCACTGCTTTACTATATCCATTTCTACTCTATCTGTGCAATCACATGCTTAGCATTTAAAATGTGATGGCCTGAAATGTCATACTATACAAATTTGGATTAGTTAAACCTGTTTAACTGTTCAAATTTTTTCACCCTAGAAGTTTGTGTAAAGTTATAGTTGTATTGATTTCCAATCTGACACTTTCCAATGGACGCAGGCTCCACCTGTAATAGTCTTTTCTTCAGCTTGTGCAGGGTTGGCAGGTCATAATTCTATCTCTGTTCAAATCATTTGTTTGGGTTTCTATCATTATCTCAAAGTTTCATAGAGTTATCCATAAGCTTAATTGTTGATAATTGGTATTACTTCTGAGtgcatattttcttttaaatatggACCACGCTGCCTTTTCATTCATTCATATTCCATTTTTATAAATGGTTTATGATATTTGGTTAACCCGGGTaggttatttatttttcatttttttccttgataAATATCTTGATAAGTCATTGTCTGCCATGAACTCCAGACGCCCATCAATATTCGATTTTCCATCTTGTCTATAGTCCTCCCTTTCAGATGATTTAAATGCCATGGTTACTAAATTCAGACTTCAGTTGAATGCTGGAAGATACCTGCATTCAAGTAAATAAAGGATTCCTATATGCAGTTCTCGttatctttatttctttttgcaATATAACTGGAAGTGATTAGATTTTCTCGgggcttttatttattttacttttgagTGGATCTTAACCTAATATATGCTTCCATTGCTTTGATACACAaaattttttaaacaaattgcCCAATCAATGTGCCTAAGCTATCTCACCCAAATCTGCTGGTACTAGATGAGTGGAAAATATTCTTTGCTGGGGATCAAATTTTGCTAGCATAAAAAGTGCTACTGATGACATATCCTAATAATTTCAGTACCTGATCattaaaatttatatatacAAGTTTATAAGCAATTAATTGGCTTCAAGCATCTGTTATTTGCAGGTTTGTAATGTATCCCACGTGTTTTCGACCGGATGTTCTAAGTCATTTTCTTTAGTGGGtgagcctgtggcacaatggttaaattgcactattgcaacatgttggtcacaggtttgaaacttggaaacagcctcttttgCGAAGCAGGGGATAATGTTGCATACATTTTCctctcccagaccttgcagtagaTGGAACCTTAtgcacttatttttttttaatccaagtTGTTTTTTCCATTTGCCATGATCATGCGGATGACAGATTTTGTATAAATTTCATTCGTTGGGGGAGGGGTTTGAATAGGGGATCCTACGAACTAGGACTGTTTCATTCTTCTTAACAGTTCTTGGGCTATTGTCAAGTTGGTCAGTAAGATTTTTTAGCATTTGCTTGGAATTTTGCAGGTGGTGCCATTCCAGCACTAGCGCAACTTGTCTCTTCAGTTTATCATGCTGAAATCTCGCCATCGTTGCCTACACCCAGACAGGATGATAAGATGCACACATCGAGAACCTCTACTCTGTAAATCCTTCTCTTCATGCAGAACTTTTCAAAAAATGATTCTCCTCCAACCCCTCCCACCCGGACGATTTTAAATGGACCACTCGGGTTATTGTATATTGTAGAACTTTCAACGATGAGGTAAATACTCCTTTtatctgccaaaaaaaaaaagataatgattTATTGAGGGATCACGGAACAGATGGTCCCTGTATTTTTGCTTGATAAAAACCCAATCCTTGTTGATTGTACCAAAGTGAGATTCCTATCAGTACTTGTTCATTGTCGATTACATACTGGTTCTTCAGTTTATTCCTCTTCACAATGCATACCCATCGACATCTTGGATGTGATGAAGTACGTAACAAGCATGAGAAAAATTaactaaaaatttattttaaatgttGCTGtatgttaattttttctttatatcttctacCCAATACGGCTTTGCAATTTTTCCATAGAATGCATTCTTTACTACTCCTAAGGCATCAAACATGTTGAATTGATCTGGAATCCAATTGTTGATAAGAAATTATGTAGCAACTTCATATATTGCTTTGGTATTTATGTAATCCAGAAAACAAATGAATCCTAAATGTGGACAATATGTGGCTGCAATGCAGATTCTATGCTCAATTgtagcagcaaaaaaaaaatactacaaTCAGGGAGATGAAATTTCACCTCTAAACATATGAGGAAATGCTCAATTGTATTTTAATGGTTAGTTTTAGAAGTCTACCCTCaccctgcccccccccccccccggccaaaagaaaaaaatataaataaataaataaaaataaaaataaaataaaatataatttatagGACAAGATTGTAAACTTCAAATTTGTCGGCCTTCTCATTCCTTGTTGCTTCTCCACAATAAGGCCAAAGAAATCTCACCTTCCTGCTAGTCTGTCCgcaaatttttccttttttttttagtggaatTTTCCTtaggtcaattttttttttcctaatgacAGTGGGCTAGAATTATTTCATTGGTTATTGTCAATTGAAGCAATTGGGAGGAAGAATGCTACTTGGTTGCATGACCCCTATAGTAGTACTGGGGCCAAAGAGGAGGGGGGGTGTGTAGGGGCATCAATAGGGGATGAGGTTTTTTTATGTTATAGGAGTGGGATcgtcatttttttccttctgtgTTAAGTGCAGGGGGGACTCTGCCAAGTAgcgttcttttccccataacaATTTGAGAATTTTGTACAGCACTAATAAAATCTCAGTGTAGGGGTTCTCTCCACGATGTCAATGTGGAAAAAATCTCACAAATTTCACACCACACCAATGGTAGTATGGGAAATGGTATAATACACATAGGACTCAAATGGTTAAGGAGAGAAGATATTAAAAACAAACTTATGTGAGAGGGAGATAGTACACTAGTGTCTTAGGGAacttttttctattgtttgatGGGTTTTAACCAAGCATTGATCCAAGGATCCGTTTATTGCCATTACTCTGATTGATCCTCAAGCTGATAAAAAATGGTGTCTTATGAGGATTTATGCTCCTCCCTCTTTGCATGATAGATGTCCCTTTTGGAGGGTATTGTATGACTTTGCGTCTTTTGCCTCTGATCCTTTTCTTGTTTTAGGGGATTAATcaaattctttttcctttgattATCTCGGAGGGAAGGAACGAACATTCTTTAATGTCCCTGTATCCCAGCTGTAATGGCATTTTATTTCCTCCATTGGTTTAACGGATATTCCTTTGTTGGGGCTCATGTTTTACTTagtttaataatgtattttttccatttttatgagAAGAAGTTGGATGAGTTGAGccattttttcaatatttttattattacttgttatttcatttggttgcatagAAATTTGGCGACTATCGGATCTTCAAAACCTAATCCACATTTTATAATGAATTAAGTTAACTTTTGAATCAACAATGGAACACCTATGACTCAGAATCAAACCGTTTATAACGATGatatttttccttcacccaaTCAAAATTCTGAAATCTCTTTTTCTGGTAATATTGTCCTTGTTGTCTCCACTATATTCTCTAAGCATCAAAGTTCGACTGGATGGGTGGCTgctatttttttcaaaaaatagatgCTTATATCTAGTTGCTACTTATGTGATGACAGGATAGGCTATTGAAGCGTCTGCGAAGGGAATTCTCTATGGGTTAGAGGTTGCGATCAAGTAAGGATGGAAGGTGTAGAAGATTTGGTGTGATGTGAAGGGGGTTGAAAGGATTATGGAACCTAAAAATTGTTTGATGTGGCCGTGGTCCGCTTTTGCTCTTCAAATGGAACTTGggaattttttgtttaaacCTAATTTTTTTGTAAGGATTGTAAATCCATTAACTTAGTTAAAACTGCTGCCTATGAGGCTCTAACTAGGAGGTCCTTTATTCAAACTGGAAATATTTTGACTACAGCAGCAGTTCTTTTGTAAGCaggtttttattttgaataaaaaaaaaatgtctccaAATTCAATAAAATGAAGTTTTAAATATA
This genomic window from Macadamia integrifolia cultivar HAES 741 unplaced genomic scaffold, SCU_Mint_v3 scaffold725, whole genome shotgun sequence contains:
- the LOC122069823 gene encoding uncharacterized protein LOC122069823: MPVVQRCVKGPMWLHFLIGAPPVIVFSSACAGLAGGAIPALAQLVSSVYHAEISPSLPTPRQDDKMHTSRTSTL